One segment of Nostoc flagelliforme CCNUN1 DNA contains the following:
- a CDS encoding DNA-directed RNA polymerase subunit beta'', which yields MTNEKMIFRNRVVDKGQLRNLISWAFTHYGTARTAVMADKLKDLGFRYATKAGVSISVDDLMIPPTKRLLLDAAEEEIRATETRYQRGEITEVERFQKVIDTWNGTSEALKDEVVVHFKKTNPLNSVYMMAFSGARGNISQVRQLVGMRGLMADPQGEIIDLPIKTNFREGLTVTEYIISSYGARKGLVDTALRTADSGYLTRRLVDVSQDVIIREFDCGTTRGIPIRPMTEGAKTLIPLGTRLMGRVIGEDVLHPVTKEVIAPRNTPVTEDLAKKIEKSGVAEVMLRSPLTCEAARSVCQHCYGWSLAHAKMVDLGEAVGIIAAQSIGEPGTQLTMRTFHTGGVFTGEVAQQVRSKIDGTVKLPRKLKTRTYRTRHGEDALYVEANGIMLLEPTKVGDVTPENQEVHLTQGSTLYVFDGNKVKQGQLLAEVALGGRTTRTNTEKAVKDVASDLAGEVQFAEVVPEQKTDRQGNTTTTAARGGLIWILSGEVYNLPPGAELVVKNGDAIASNGVLAETKLASLHGGVVRLPEATPGKSTREIEIITASVVLDQATVTVQSSQGRNNYLVSTGNNQVFNLRATPGTKVQNGQVVAELIDDRYRTTTGGFLKFAGVEVQKKGKAKLGYEVVQGGTLLWIPEESHEVNKDISLLLVEDGQFVEAGTEVVKDIFCQNSGVIEVTQKNDILREVVVKPGELLMVDDPESVIGRDNTFIQPGEEFQGNVATELRYIQYVETPEGPALLSRPVVEFAVPDNPDVPSTTSVSQQTGRSIQLRAVQRLPYKDSERVKSVEGVELLRTQLVLEIEQEGEQDHNASPLAADIELVEDTEDPEVQRLQLVILESLVIRRDITADATQGSTQTTLEVHDGLTIAPGAVVARTQILCKEGGEVRGVRKGTENVRRCLVLRDADRLTINTSTQPKVKVGDLLVEGTEVAPGVFAPESGQVVDIKSATAASGEESALSTKNYVVTTRIGRPYRVSPGAVLQIEDGDLVQRGDNLVLLVFERAKTGDIIQGLPRIEELLEARKPKEACILCRRGGEVKVVYAESGDEAIAIKVVESNGVVTDYPLGPGQNLIVPDGSFVLAGQPLTDGPSNPHEILEIFFSLGSEDGIYACASHALQKVQSFLVNEVQMVYQSQGIDISDKHIEVIVRQMTNKVRIDDGGDTTMLPGELVELRQVEQVNEAMAITGGARAQYTPVLLGITKASLNTDSFISAASFQETTRVLTEAAIEGKSDWLRGLKENVIIGRLIPAGTGYNTYDEPGAIDDYAAEITSSVLDEVDDPLDMVLDDRTARTYNLDSPTLGESGFGSRRAERSVLDDEDELIADEVADDDDYEEEEEDDDDFDDE from the coding sequence ATGACTAACGAAAAAATGATTTTTCGCAATCGGGTGGTTGATAAAGGTCAACTGAGAAATTTAATTTCTTGGGCCTTTACGCATTATGGTACGGCGCGAACCGCAGTGATGGCGGACAAACTGAAAGATTTGGGATTTCGCTACGCTACCAAAGCAGGGGTTTCCATCAGTGTAGATGACTTGATGATACCACCAACTAAGCGATTGCTCTTAGACGCAGCCGAGGAAGAAATTCGCGCTACTGAAACCCGTTATCAACGGGGAGAAATTACTGAAGTAGAACGCTTCCAAAAGGTAATCGATACTTGGAATGGTACTAGTGAAGCATTGAAAGATGAAGTAGTCGTTCACTTCAAGAAGACTAATCCCCTCAACTCCGTATACATGATGGCATTCTCCGGGGCACGGGGTAACATCTCTCAAGTTCGGCAGTTGGTGGGGATGCGGGGACTGATGGCAGATCCTCAAGGGGAAATTATCGATTTACCCATCAAAACCAACTTCCGTGAAGGACTGACTGTGACGGAATACATTATTTCGTCTTACGGTGCCAGAAAAGGATTGGTGGATACTGCCTTGCGGACGGCTGACTCTGGTTATCTCACCCGTCGTTTGGTAGACGTATCCCAGGATGTGATTATTCGGGAATTTGACTGTGGTACCACCAGAGGAATTCCCATTCGACCAATGACAGAAGGTGCTAAAACCTTGATCCCTTTGGGAACCCGCTTGATGGGACGGGTAATTGGCGAAGATGTGCTGCATCCAGTGACAAAAGAAGTAATTGCACCACGCAATACCCCAGTTACTGAGGACTTGGCTAAGAAAATCGAAAAATCTGGGGTGGCAGAAGTTATGCTGCGATCGCCCCTAACTTGTGAAGCTGCACGTTCTGTCTGTCAACACTGCTACGGCTGGAGTTTAGCCCACGCCAAGATGGTGGATTTGGGCGAAGCTGTGGGGATTATTGCCGCTCAAAGTATCGGTGAACCTGGTACCCAGCTAACCATGCGGACATTCCACACTGGTGGGGTATTTACTGGAGAAGTGGCGCAACAAGTTCGTTCCAAAATCGATGGAACTGTCAAGCTTCCCCGCAAACTGAAGACCAGAACATATCGTACCCGCCACGGGGAAGATGCCCTCTATGTTGAAGCTAATGGCATCATGCTTTTGGAGCCAACAAAAGTAGGTGATGTTACCCCAGAGAACCAAGAGGTTCATCTTACCCAAGGTTCAACACTATATGTATTTGATGGAAATAAGGTAAAACAAGGTCAGTTGTTGGCAGAGGTTGCCCTTGGTGGACGCACAACTCGGACTAATACAGAAAAAGCAGTTAAAGATGTAGCCTCTGACTTAGCAGGGGAAGTGCAATTTGCCGAAGTTGTTCCAGAACAAAAAACTGACCGTCAAGGTAATACCACAACCACAGCCGCACGCGGTGGCTTGATTTGGATTTTGTCTGGGGAAGTTTACAACTTGCCCCCTGGTGCAGAATTGGTGGTGAAAAATGGTGATGCGATCGCTTCTAACGGAGTTTTAGCAGAAACCAAGTTAGCCAGTTTGCACGGCGGTGTGGTGCGCTTGCCGGAAGCTACCCCAGGTAAGAGTACCAGGGAAATTGAAATTATCACTGCTTCTGTGGTACTAGACCAGGCAACGGTGACAGTCCAAAGTTCCCAAGGTCGCAATAACTACTTAGTCTCCACTGGCAACAACCAGGTATTTAACCTCCGGGCTACACCAGGCACAAAAGTGCAAAATGGTCAAGTAGTAGCTGAGTTAATTGATGATCGCTATCGGACAACCACTGGTGGTTTCCTGAAATTCGCGGGTGTAGAAGTCCAGAAAAAAGGCAAAGCCAAGCTAGGTTATGAAGTCGTGCAGGGCGGTACTCTTTTGTGGATTCCTGAAGAAAGCCACGAAGTTAATAAAGATATCTCCTTGCTGTTGGTAGAAGACGGTCAGTTTGTAGAAGCTGGCACTGAGGTAGTAAAAGATATCTTCTGCCAAAACAGTGGTGTAATAGAAGTTACCCAGAAAAACGACATCCTCCGGGAAGTTGTGGTTAAGCCTGGCGAACTGCTGATGGTGGACGATCCAGAATCAGTTATCGGGCGAGATAACACCTTCATCCAACCAGGTGAGGAATTCCAAGGCAATGTCGCCACGGAATTGCGTTATATCCAGTATGTGGAGACACCAGAAGGGCCTGCCCTGTTGAGCCGTCCAGTAGTTGAGTTTGCCGTACCTGATAATCCAGATGTGCCATCAACTACATCGGTTAGTCAACAAACCGGGCGATCGATTCAGTTGCGGGCTGTGCAGCGCCTACCTTACAAAGATTCAGAACGCGTCAAATCTGTTGAAGGCGTGGAACTGCTGCGAACCCAGCTAGTGCTGGAAATTGAGCAAGAAGGGGAACAAGACCATAATGCTTCACCCCTTGCAGCAGATATTGAATTAGTAGAGGATACTGAAGACCCAGAAGTTCAACGTTTACAACTGGTAATTTTGGAATCCTTGGTAATTCGTCGAGACATTACCGCCGATGCCACCCAAGGAAGTACCCAAACCACGCTTGAGGTACACGATGGGCTTACCATCGCTCCTGGAGCTGTGGTTGCACGTACCCAAATCTTGTGTAAAGAAGGCGGGGAAGTGCGGGGCGTCCGCAAAGGAACCGAAAACGTGCGTCGCTGCTTAGTGTTGCGTGACGCTGACAGGCTGACCATTAATACTAGTACTCAGCCAAAGGTAAAAGTGGGTGACTTGCTAGTAGAAGGTACAGAAGTTGCTCCTGGAGTTTTTGCCCCAGAATCAGGACAAGTAGTGGATATCAAAAGTGCCACTGCTGCATCTGGTGAAGAATCAGCCCTGAGTACTAAAAACTACGTTGTTACTACCCGTATCGGTCGCCCTTATCGAGTCAGCCCTGGTGCTGTGTTGCAGATAGAAGACGGCGATTTGGTACAACGGGGTGATAACTTGGTGTTGTTGGTGTTTGAACGCGCCAAAACCGGAGATATTATTCAAGGTTTGCCCCGGATTGAGGAACTACTTGAAGCTCGTAAACCGAAAGAAGCGTGCATTTTATGTCGCCGGGGGGGTGAAGTTAAGGTAGTTTACGCTGAAAGTGGTGATGAAGCGATCGCTATCAAGGTCGTAGAATCAAATGGCGTGGTAACAGATTATCCTCTAGGCCCAGGACAAAATTTGATTGTGCCAGATGGATCGTTTGTGTTAGCGGGACAACCATTAACCGATGGCCCATCCAATCCCCACGAAATTTTGGAAATCTTCTTTAGCCTGGGTTCCGAAGATGGAATCTATGCTTGTGCTAGCCATGCTTTGCAGAAAGTACAGTCATTCTTGGTGAATGAAGTGCAAATGGTGTATCAATCTCAAGGGATTGATATTTCCGATAAACACATTGAAGTGATTGTTCGCCAGATGACCAATAAAGTCAGGATTGATGATGGTGGTGACACCACAATGCTTCCTGGTGAATTGGTGGAACTGCGCCAAGTTGAGCAGGTGAACGAAGCTATGGCAATTACAGGCGGTGCTAGGGCACAGTATACCCCAGTATTGTTAGGGATCACCAAAGCATCGTTGAACACCGACAGCTTTATTTCCGCCGCATCCTTCCAAGAGACAACACGGGTACTTACCGAAGCAGCTATAGAAGGCAAATCCGACTGGCTGCGCGGCTTGAAGGAAAACGTGATTATCGGGCGATTGATTCCGGCTGGTACTGGCTACAATACCTATGATGAACCTGGTGCGATCGATGATTATGCTGCTGAAATTACCAGTAGTGTCTTGGATGAAGTCGATGATCCCCTAGATATGGTCTTAGATGACCGCACAGCTCGCACCTATAATTTAGATTCTCCTACTCTTGGGGAATCTGGTTTTGGTAGCAGACGTGCAGAAAGGTCAGTTCTAGATGATGAAGATGAATTAATCGCCGATGAAGTAGCAGACGACGACGATTATGAGGAAGAAGAGGAAGACGACGATGATTTCGACGATGAATAG
- a CDS encoding response regulator, with the protein MATDQKINQETELNSLQHLIGTLILLVEDEPDIADLLTFVLEADGAKVIALSDAEAALALVESLHPDILLCNVKLPDHDGNWLIEQIRVHSCLSLRQLPAIAITSYTREVSSHKALNAGFNRFLVKLESPEEIVGEIVHLLSTNL; encoded by the coding sequence ATGGCAACCGATCAAAAAATCAATCAAGAAACTGAGTTAAATTCGCTTCAGCACCTTATTGGAACCCTGATTTTACTGGTAGAGGATGAGCCAGATATTGCAGATTTGCTCACCTTCGTTTTGGAAGCAGATGGTGCAAAGGTGATCGCTTTAAGCGATGCAGAAGCAGCCCTTGCCTTAGTAGAATCGCTTCATCCCGATATTCTGCTGTGCAATGTGAAATTGCCCGATCATGATGGAAATTGGTTAATTGAGCAAATTCGAGTGCATTCTTGCCTATCCTTAAGACAGTTACCTGCGATCGCTATCACTTCTTATACACGGGAAGTCTCAAGTCATAAGGCTTTGAATGCTGGCTTTAATCGATTTTTAGTCAAGCTTGAGAGTCCAGAGGAAATCGTAGGTGAGATTGTTCACCTGCTATCTACCAATCTTTAA
- the rpoB gene encoding DNA-directed RNA polymerase subunit beta, with the protein MTKETYMEPAFLLPDLIEIQRSSFRWFLEEGLIEELNSFSPITDYTGKLELHFLGHNYKLKEPKYSVEEAKRRDSTYAVQMYVPTRLINKETGEIKEQEVFIGDLPLMTDRGTFIINGAERVIVNQIVRSPGVYYKSEIDKNGRRTYSASLIPNRGAWLKFETDRNDLVWVRIDKTRKLSAQVLLKALGLSDNEIFDALRHPEYFQKTIEKEGQFSEEEALMELYRKLRPGEPPTVLGGQQLLDSRFFDPKRYDLGRVGRYKLNKKLRLSVPDTMRVLTAGDILAAVDYLINLEYDIGNIDDIDHLGNRRVRSVGELLQNQVRVGLNRLERIIRERMTVSDAEVLTPASLVNPKPLVAAIKEFFGSSQLSQFMDQTNPLAELTHKRRLSALGPGGLTRERAGFAVRDIHPSHYGRICPIETPEGPNAGLIGSLATHARVNLYGFLETPFRPVENGRVRFDVPPAYMTADEEDDLRVAPGDIPVDETGHIIGPLVPVRYRQEFSTTTPEQVDYVAVSPVQIVSVATSMIPFLEHDDANRALMGSNMQRQAVPLLKPERPLVGTGLEAQGARDSGMVVVSRTDGDVTYVDATEIRVRPKPNTQEIKYTLSKYQRSNQDTCLNQKPLVRIGERVVAGQVLADGSSTEGGELALGQNIVVAYMPWEGYNYEDAILISERLVQDDVYTSIHIEKYEIEARQTKLGPEEITREIPNVGEDALRQLDEQGIIRIGAWVEAGDILVGKVTPKGESDQPPEEKLLRAIFGEKARDVRDNSLRVPNGEKGRVVDVRLFTREQGDELPPGANMVVRVYVAQKRKIQVGDKMAGRHGNKGIISRILPAEDMPYLPDGSPVDIVLNPLGVPSRMNVGQVFECLLGWAGQTLGVRFKITPFDEMYGAESSRRIVHGKLQEARDETGKDWVYNPDNPGKIMVYDGRTGEPFDRAITIGVAYMLKLVHLVDDKIHARSTGPYSLVTQQPLGGKAQQGGQRFGEMEVWALEAFGAAYTLQELLTVKSDDMQGRNEALNAIVKGKAIPRPGTPESFKVLMRELQSLGLDIAVHKVETQTDGSSLDVEVDLMADQSARRTPPRPTYESLSRESLEDDE; encoded by the coding sequence ATGACTAAAGAAACATACATGGAACCCGCCTTTCTGTTGCCCGACTTGATTGAAATCCAGCGTTCGAGCTTTCGCTGGTTTTTGGAAGAAGGGCTGATAGAAGAACTTAACTCCTTTAGTCCTATTACAGATTATACGGGCAAATTAGAACTGCACTTTTTGGGTCATAACTACAAACTCAAGGAGCCAAAGTACAGCGTCGAAGAAGCCAAACGGCGGGATAGTACTTATGCCGTCCAAATGTATGTTCCCACACGGTTGATTAATAAGGAAACCGGGGAAATCAAAGAGCAAGAGGTATTCATTGGCGATTTGCCTTTGATGACCGATCGCGGCACGTTTATTATTAACGGAGCTGAACGGGTAATTGTCAACCAAATCGTGCGATCGCCAGGCGTTTATTACAAATCAGAAATCGACAAAAACGGGCGACGTACTTATTCAGCTAGCTTAATTCCTAACCGGGGAGCATGGCTGAAATTTGAAACAGACCGTAACGATTTGGTGTGGGTACGCATCGACAAAACCCGCAAACTATCAGCCCAGGTACTCCTAAAAGCTTTAGGGTTATCAGACAACGAAATCTTTGACGCCTTACGCCACCCCGAATATTTCCAAAAAACCATCGAAAAAGAAGGGCAATTTTCTGAAGAAGAAGCCCTGATGGAGTTATATCGGAAACTGCGTCCTGGTGAACCGCCCACAGTATTAGGTGGACAACAACTTCTAGATTCTCGTTTCTTTGACCCGAAACGTTATGACCTTGGTCGCGTTGGACGGTACAAACTCAACAAGAAATTGCGCCTTTCTGTTCCAGACACAATGCGCGTGTTGACTGCTGGCGATATTTTGGCAGCTGTAGATTACTTGATCAACCTAGAATATGACATCGGTAATATCGATGACATTGACCACTTAGGCAATCGTCGGGTGAGAAGTGTCGGTGAATTGCTGCAAAACCAAGTGCGGGTGGGCTTAAACCGCTTAGAGAGAATCATTCGGGAACGGATGACTGTATCCGATGCCGAAGTGCTAACTCCCGCTTCCTTGGTGAACCCCAAACCATTAGTAGCAGCAATTAAAGAATTCTTTGGTTCCAGCCAATTAAGTCAGTTCATGGATCAAACCAATCCTCTAGCAGAACTGACCCACAAACGCCGTCTAAGTGCCCTTGGCCCTGGTGGTTTAACCCGTGAACGCGCTGGTTTTGCCGTGCGGGATATTCATCCTAGTCACTATGGACGCATTTGCCCCATTGAAACACCAGAAGGCCCTAACGCCGGATTGATTGGCTCCTTAGCAACCCATGCGCGGGTTAACCTGTACGGCTTCCTCGAAACACCATTTAGACCTGTAGAAAATGGGCGAGTCAGATTTGATGTGCCTCCAGCCTACATGACAGCCGATGAAGAAGACGATCTACGGGTTGCTCCGGGAGATATTCCTGTAGATGAAACCGGGCACATTATTGGACCACTAGTACCAGTCCGTTATCGTCAAGAATTTTCCACCACAACACCAGAACAGGTGGACTACGTAGCAGTATCTCCCGTACAGATTGTGTCGGTAGCAACCAGCATGATTCCCTTCTTGGAGCATGATGACGCTAACCGAGCGCTGATGGGATCGAACATGCAACGGCAAGCAGTACCTTTGCTCAAGCCAGAACGTCCTTTGGTGGGTACCGGTTTGGAAGCCCAAGGAGCAAGAGACTCCGGGATGGTGGTTGTATCGCGTACTGATGGCGATGTCACTTATGTGGATGCTACAGAAATTCGCGTCCGTCCTAAACCGAATACCCAAGAAATTAAGTACACCCTTTCCAAGTACCAACGTTCCAACCAAGACACCTGTTTAAATCAGAAACCTCTCGTCCGCATTGGTGAACGGGTTGTTGCTGGTCAGGTATTGGCTGATGGCTCCTCCACCGAAGGCGGTGAATTGGCGCTAGGACAAAATATCGTCGTTGCCTATATGCCTTGGGAAGGCTACAACTACGAAGACGCAATTTTAATCTCTGAAAGACTGGTGCAGGATGATGTCTACACCTCAATTCACATTGAAAAATATGAAATTGAAGCGAGACAAACGAAACTGGGGCCAGAAGAAATTACCAGAGAAATTCCCAACGTCGGGGAAGACGCCCTGCGTCAGTTGGATGAACAGGGGATCATTCGCATTGGGGCATGGGTAGAAGCTGGTGATATCTTGGTAGGAAAAGTCACACCCAAGGGTGAATCTGACCAACCGCCAGAAGAAAAACTGTTGCGGGCCATCTTTGGTGAGAAAGCACGGGATGTGCGAGACAATTCTCTGCGAGTACCAAACGGTGAAAAAGGCCGCGTAGTTGATGTGCGCTTGTTTACTCGTGAACAAGGCGATGAACTCCCACCAGGAGCCAATATGGTAGTCCGGGTGTACGTTGCCCAAAAACGCAAAATCCAAGTTGGGGACAAAATGGCAGGACGCCACGGAAATAAAGGGATTATTTCTCGGATATTACCGGCGGAAGATATGCCTTATTTGCCCGATGGTTCACCAGTGGACATTGTACTTAACCCCTTGGGTGTACCCAGCCGGATGAACGTCGGACAAGTATTTGAGTGCCTCTTGGGTTGGGCTGGTCAGACCTTGGGAGTGCGATTTAAGATTACTCCCTTTGATGAAATGTACGGAGCAGAGTCATCTCGCCGAATCGTGCATGGCAAATTGCAAGAAGCACGAGACGAAACAGGGAAGGACTGGGTATATAACCCAGATAACCCAGGCAAAATCATGGTGTATGACGGTCGTACAGGCGAACCCTTTGACCGAGCAATTACCATCGGTGTGGCTTACATGCTGAAACTAGTGCATTTGGTGGATGATAAGATCCACGCCCGTTCCACAGGCCCATACTCACTCGTGACTCAGCAACCCTTGGGTGGTAAGGCACAACAAGGTGGTCAGAGATTTGGAGAAATGGAAGTGTGGGCATTGGAAGCCTTTGGTGCAGCTTACACCTTACAGGAATTGCTCACAGTTAAATCTGACGATATGCAAGGACGGAATGAAGCGTTAAATGCGATCGTTAAAGGTAAGGCAATTCCTCGACCCGGAACCCCAGAGTCCTTTAAGGTGCTAATGCGCGAGTTGCAATCATTGGGGTTAGACATTGCCGTTCACAAGGTAGAAACCCAAACAGACGGAAGTTCCCTAGATGTGGAAGTCGATTTGATGGCAGACCAATCAGCCCGTCGCACACCTCCTCGACCAACTTATGAATCTCTTTCCCGCGAATCGCTGGAAGATGACGAATAA
- a CDS encoding Uma2 family endonuclease has translation MVATPNSSYISPEDYLKGEETSPIKHEYRQGHVYAMAGASNTHVIINGNLFAMLRNHLRGSGCQAYISDTKAHIESINIYYYPDVMVSCEQRDRAFNNFLRYPSLIVEVLSPTTEAFDRGDKFADYRQMESLQEYVLVSQTRLNVECFRRNSERQWVLYPYGKQDIIHLASVDFRCAVADLYEDVTFESP, from the coding sequence ATGGTTGCAACTCCAAATTCTAGCTATATTTCCCCAGAAGACTATCTCAAAGGAGAAGAAACCAGTCCTATCAAGCATGAATATAGACAGGGACATGTTTATGCAATGGCAGGAGCAAGTAATACGCATGTAATTATTAACGGCAATCTGTTTGCTATGCTAAGAAATCATTTGCGTGGGAGTGGTTGTCAGGCTTATATCTCAGACACCAAAGCACATATTGAGTCGATTAATATTTATTACTACCCGGATGTTATGGTAAGTTGTGAGCAACGAGATAGAGCTTTTAACAACTTTCTGCGTTACCCATCGTTAATTGTAGAAGTGCTATCTCCGACAACAGAAGCCTTTGACCGAGGTGATAAATTTGCTGACTACCGACAAATGGAGTCACTTCAAGAATATGTACTTGTGAGTCAAACTCGGTTAAATGTTGAATGTTTTCGCCGTAATTCAGAGAGACAATGGGTACTTTATCCCTATGGAAAGCAAGATATCATTCATTTGGCAAGTGTAGATTTTCGGTGTGCTGTTGCAGATTTATATGAGGACGTTACTTTTGAATCCCCCTAA
- a CDS encoding RICIN domain-containing protein, whose protein sequence is MPNNLSTILKKIVLLAMIVSASVTLPLVKEATAQSTDYRLRTQFTGSNKCLDIINDGINNKPVMAECGNFSGQLWSIETAGSPGYYRLRTQFTGADKCLDIINDGINNKPVIAKCGNFSGQLWNLS, encoded by the coding sequence ATGCCGAATAATCTCAGTACAATTCTGAAGAAAATTGTATTATTAGCTATGATAGTTTCTGCCTCTGTTACTTTGCCCCTAGTAAAAGAGGCAACTGCTCAGTCAACTGATTATCGTTTACGAACGCAGTTTACAGGGTCAAATAAGTGTTTAGATATCATCAACGATGGAATAAATAATAAACCCGTTATGGCTGAGTGTGGTAACTTCTCAGGACAGCTTTGGAGCATAGAAACTGCTGGTTCTCCTGGGTATTATCGTTTACGAACGCAGTTTACAGGGGCAGATAAGTGTTTAGATATCATCAACGATGGAATAAACAACAAACCAGTTATAGCTAAGTGTGGTAACTTCTCAGGACAATTGTGGAATTTATCATAG
- a CDS encoding response regulator: protein MAVFDQLRPDLVLSDIAMPGEDGYSLLRQIRQIEDRLGKSKIGSTNPLQL, encoded by the coding sequence TTGGCAGTGTTTGACCAACTTCGCCCAGATTTAGTACTTAGTGACATTGCCATGCCTGGTGAAGATGGTTATTCGCTGCTACGTCAGATCCGGCAAATCGAAGATAGGCTCGGCAAATCGAAGATAGGCTCGACAAATCCACTCCAGTTATAG
- a CDS encoding DNA-directed RNA polymerase subunit gamma → MRPAQTNQFDYVKIGLASPERIRQWGERTLPNGQVVGEVTKPETINYRTLKPEMDGLFCERIFGPAKDWECHCGKYKRVRHRGIVCERCGVEVTESRVRRHRMGYIKLAAPVAHVWYLKGIPSYISILLDMPLRDVEQIVYFNSYVVLSPGNAETLTYKQLLSEDQWLEIEDQIYSEDSVLQGVEVGIGAEALLRLLADINLEQEAESLREEIGNAKGQKRAKLIKRLRVIDNFIATGSKPEWMVMAVIPVIPPDLRPMVQLDGGRFATSDLNDLYRRVINRNNRLARLQEILAPEIIVRNEKRMLQEAVDALIDNGRRGRTVVGANNRPLKSLSDIIEGKQGRFRQNLLGKRVDYSGRSVIVVGPKLKIHQCGLPREMAIELFQPFVINRLIRSGMVNNIKAAKKLISRNDPSVWDVLEEVIEGHPVMLNRAPTLHRLGIQSFEPILVEGRAIQLHPLVCPAFNADFDGDQMAVHVPLSLESQAEARLLMLASNNILSPATGRPIITPSQDMVLGAYYLTAENPGATKGAGNYFSSLEDVIMAFQQDQIDLHAYIYVRFDGEIESDQPDTEPVKVTENEDGTRTVLYKFRRVRQDAKGNVLSQYIYTTPGRVIYNNAIQEALAS, encoded by the coding sequence ATGAGACCTGCCCAAACTAATCAGTTTGACTACGTAAAAATCGGCTTGGCTTCCCCGGAACGGATTCGGCAGTGGGGCGAGAGAACATTGCCCAATGGTCAAGTAGTCGGTGAAGTTACCAAGCCAGAAACGATTAATTACCGAACTCTCAAGCCAGAAATGGATGGCTTGTTTTGTGAGCGCATCTTTGGCCCCGCGAAAGATTGGGAATGCCATTGTGGCAAGTATAAAAGAGTTCGTCACAGAGGTATTGTCTGTGAGCGCTGTGGTGTAGAAGTCACCGAGTCACGGGTGCGTCGTCACCGCATGGGCTATATTAAACTCGCCGCACCAGTAGCTCACGTTTGGTATCTCAAGGGTATTCCTAGCTATATTTCCATCCTGTTGGATATGCCCTTGCGGGATGTCGAGCAGATTGTCTATTTCAACTCTTATGTTGTCCTGAGTCCTGGTAATGCCGAAACTTTAACTTACAAACAGCTACTGAGTGAAGACCAGTGGTTGGAAATAGAAGACCAAATTTATAGCGAAGATTCTGTGCTGCAAGGCGTAGAGGTAGGTATTGGTGCTGAAGCGCTGTTGCGTTTGCTTGCCGATATCAATTTAGAACAAGAAGCCGAAAGCCTACGCGAAGAAATTGGCAACGCCAAGGGACAAAAGAGAGCCAAGCTAATTAAGCGACTACGGGTGATTGACAATTTCATCGCTACTGGTTCCAAACCAGAGTGGATGGTAATGGCAGTTATTCCCGTGATTCCGCCCGACTTGCGCCCAATGGTGCAACTAGATGGCGGACGGTTTGCCACGAGCGATTTGAATGATTTGTATCGGCGGGTAATTAACCGCAACAATCGTTTGGCACGCTTGCAAGAAATTTTGGCACCAGAGATTATTGTGCGGAACGAAAAGCGGATGCTGCAAGAAGCAGTGGATGCTTTGATTGACAATGGTCGTCGGGGACGCACTGTGGTAGGGGCAAACAACCGACCCCTAAAATCTTTGTCCGACATTATTGAGGGTAAGCAAGGACGTTTCCGACAAAACTTGTTAGGTAAACGAGTTGACTACTCTGGACGTTCTGTAATTGTGGTCGGGCCAAAGCTGAAAATTCACCAGTGCGGTTTGCCTAGAGAAATGGCGATTGAGCTATTTCAGCCATTTGTGATTAATCGGCTGATTCGTAGCGGCATGGTAAATAACATCAAAGCTGCGAAAAAGCTCATATCCCGTAATGATCCCAGTGTTTGGGATGTGTTGGAAGAGGTGATTGAAGGACACCCTGTAATGCTAAACCGGGCACCAACATTGCACCGTTTGGGTATTCAGTCTTTTGAACCAATTTTAGTAGAAGGTAGAGCGATTCAACTGCATCCTTTGGTGTGTCCAGCGTTTAACGCCGACTTTGACGGCGACCAAATGGCGGTACACGTCCCTTTATCGTTAGAAAGTCAGGCTGAAGCGCGGTTGTTGATGTTGGCTTCTAACAATATTTTGTCACCAGCCACGGGTAGACCGATCATCACACCTAGCCAAGATATGGTGTTGGGAGCCTATTATTTAACAGCAGAAAATCCCGGTGCGACAAAAGGGGCAGGAAATTACTTTTCTTCGCTAGAGGATGTAATTATGGCTTTCCAGCAAGATCAAATTGACTTGCACGCCTATATCTATGTGCGATTTGACGGTGAAATAGAATCAGACCAACCGGATACAGAACCCGTGAAGGTGACGGAAAACGAGGATGGTACCCGCACAGTACTCTATAAGTTCCGTCGAGTCAGACAAGACGCTAAAGGCAATGTACTTTCCCAGTATATATACACAACTCCTGGTCGCGTTATTTATAACAATGCCATTCAGGAAGCACTTGCAAGCTAA